One genomic window of Anoplolepis gracilipes chromosome 5, ASM4749672v1, whole genome shotgun sequence includes the following:
- the LOC140665751 gene encoding aminopeptidase N-like, translated as MARLILLLSGILTFITPKDCYNNIDELKVTNIIPEHYNIKFVLALEENVFFSECDIYIKILTETNRIKMFAEKLTIVQATLIKNTRLSNQNKFNFHKIVEILYESKSNIVQLFFINKLLPGEYILNLKYSSHIETSFPQMSYSSFQYVNEKIWLSATHYYQNWVQRIFPYWGLSKSSFNISVEHSKVYTALSNTPIQAVQENGHIKKTYFNKIAEIFPYQVSIVISNYICTVDHVKNITMWYKEKSTPLLQFAISMTNYTITHLKAEWPRLQQFSKINYIVIPNFEGRNDSVVNLGVVIYNEADIIYNKETDSFGRIYNVILLIGYGLIQEWFETIANPFWSNSWPSKNSIMFFATYVLNQTLADFRVTDLFVVQVQHECLNFDVDYRMLPFQYRDEVIPKEPVNNIKESVILRMLQHTFIPETFRQGFHTYLYKKYHHSDNFWQALETAYTKIHSSTFDMKNQMEPWTKRNGYIVLTIVRNYTSNSNIIHILAQNLNFPREDRWIPVTFTTETKSNFISTTPHLWLPPVRKEIDPMYIHSYTYNLNDKEDGWVIFNIQQTAYLRVNYDDENWRKLITYLNYKEFETIHVLNRAQIIDDTFHFMLAGILDPDIFWKLAKYLSRETDYIAWYPMFKAMEFMSITFPLFPINNTEYIKERLGAMLDPLINKIKFEEESTDQNLTKVLRQEAVKWACLLNFTRPACIKEAHTQLIKHLENSTKLSSWWKKWTYCYGLTTANNTIWHQVLNKITRNDNKILYFLTCPNYLEIRKFISEYSDIPTLNKELKDVKLNTKNQFELRHFVSTVVSAKKNDTKFDEILNIFDRTKPSAFRTPTAVLLLINNIYSIDQFDKIISKFQDYLYIERQIQKRYLQLNDQRFLLKQIVQKTESIHNN; from the exons ATGGCACGTCTAATACTGTTATTAAGTggcattttaacatttataactCCGAaagattgttataataatatagatgaattaaaagtAACTAACATAATACCGGAGCATTATAACATCAAATTTGTACTAGCTCTCgaagaaaatgttttcttcagCGAATGTGATATTTACATCAAAATTCTTACCGAAACGAACCggataaaaatgtttgcagAAAAATTGACCATAGTGCAAGCaacattgattaaaaatactcGACTGTCTAatcagaataaatttaattttcataaaatagtCGAAATTCTGTATGAGTCTAAAAGCAATATTGtccaacttttttttattaataaattactaccAGGAGAATATATcctaaatctaaaatatagcaGCCACATTGAAACAAGCTTTCCGCAAATGTCTTATTCATCTTTTCAATACGTAAACGAAAAAAT ATGGTTGTCCGCAACACATTATTACCAAAATTGGGTCCAACGAATCTTTCCATATTGGGGCTTGTCAAAGAGTAGCTTTAATATTTCCGTAGAGCATTCTAAAGTGTATACGGCTTTGTCAAACACGCCAATACAAGCAGTGCAAGAAAATGGTCACATAAAGAAGACATACTTTAATAAGATTGCTGAAATATTCCCTTATCAAGTATCAATtgttatatctaattatatttgcacTGTTGATCATGTAAAGAATATTACCATGtggtacaaagaaaaatcaacACCTCTCTTGCAATTTGCAATATCAATGACTAACTATACCATAACACACTTGAAAGCAGAATGGCCGCGTTTGCAAcagttttcaaaaataaactatattgtAATTCCAAATTTTGAAGGCCGAAACGATAGCGTGGTGAATTTGGGTGTCGTCATTTATAA TGAAGCagacattatttataataaggaAACAGACAGTTTTGGGCGTATATACAACGTGATACTTTTAATAGGATATGGACTAATACAAGAATGGTTTGAGACTATAGCCAATCCATTTTGGTCTAACTCATGGCCGAGCAAAAATTCCATTATGTTCTTTGCAACTTACGTCCTCAATCAg ACATTGGCAGATTTTCGGGTAACAGATTTGTTTGTGGTTCAAGTTCAACACGAATGCCTTAATTTTGATGTTGATTACAGAATGTTGCCTTTCCAATATAGAGACGAAGTGATTCCCAAGGAACCtgttaataacattaaag AATCAGTTATATTGCGCATGTTGCAACATACATTTATACCAGAGACGTTTAGACAAGGCTtccatacatatttatacaaaaa atatcaTCATTCCGATAATTTCTGGCAAGCTCTAGAAACTgcttatacaaaaatacattcaTCAACATTTGACATGAAGAACCAAATGGAACCTTGGACAAAGCGTAATGGATATATTGTGTTAACAATAGTACGAAATTATACTAGTAACAGCaacattatacacatattgGCACAAAATCTCAATTTCCCACGTGAGGATCGATGGATACCTGTAACTTTTACCACAGAGACAAAGTCCAATTTTATTAGTACTACACCACATCTTTGGTTACCCCCTGTCCGCAAAGAAATTGATCCGATGTATATTCacagttatacatataatctaaATGATAAAGAGGATGGTTGGgttatatttaacatacaaCAAACTG caTATTTACGTGTCAACTACGATGATGAAAATTGGCGTAAACTTATTACATATCTGAACTACAAAGAATTTGAAACGATACACGTTCTGAATCGTGCTCAAATCATCGATGATACGTTTCATTTTATGTTAGCGGGCATATTAGATCCTGATATATTCTGGAAACTTGCTAAATATCTATCCCGAGAGACAGATTACATAGCATGGTATCCTATGTTCAAAGCTATGGAATTTATGTCAATTACCTTTCCACTTTTTCCCATAAATAATACAGAATATATTaag GAAAGATTGGGAGCAATGTTGGATCCactcattaataaaataaaattcgaagAAGAATCTACGGACCAGAATCTTACTAAAGTTTTAAGGCAAGAAGCCGTAAAATGGGCATGCCTTCTCAATTTTACCAGGCCGGCTTGCATAAAAGAAGCCCATAcccaattaataaaacatcttgaaaattctacaaa ACTTTCGTCGTGGTGGAAGAAATGGACATATTGTTATGGTTTGACGACAGCGAATAATACTATTTGGCACCAAgtgttgaataaaataacaagaaatgataataaaattttatattttttaacttgcccaaattatcttgaaataagaaagtttatttcagaatattctGATATACCAACacttaataaagaattaaaagatgttaaactaaatacaaaaaatcaatttgaatTAAGACATTTTGTTTCTACTGTTGTAAGTGCTAAAAAAAACGATACAAAATTcgacgaaatattaaatatttttgatagaaCAAAACCTAg tgcATTCCGAACGCCTACAGCAGTACTccttcttattaataatatatattctatagatCAATTTGATAAG ATTATCTCCAAGTTCCAGGACTACTTATATATTGAAAGGCAGATACAAAAACGTTATCTTCAACTTAATGATCAAAGGTTCTTACTTAAACAAATTGTGCAAAAAACAGAatcaatacataataattaa
- the LOC140666358 gene encoding ras-related protein Rab-32-like, producing MMRRTDRTVNMTLRRSRRDSDLVLSHFGHLKEHLFKFLVIGDYGVGKTALVRRYTEGKFSSNYKITIGADFAIKTLDWDPHTKVNLQLWDIAGHERFGYMTRVYYKYAVAAALVFDISRAATFQSMKKWLYDLREKITLPDGSNIPIILLANKCDISVAVTDEQISKFCKENKINAWYATSAKNNTNVDTAMRYLVEKVLCAKIDNGIRDSIKLQRENFLKYEKSICCK from the exons ATGATGCGGCGAACGGATCGAACGGTGAACATGACCCTGCGAAGATCCAGGAGGGACTCGGATCTCGTGCTGTCACATTTCGGTCACCTCAAGGAACACCTCTTCAAATTTCTCGTAATTGGCGATTATGGTGTCG gtaAAACTGCACTGGTCAGAAGATACACGGaag GAAAGTTTTCCTCAAATTACAAGATTACCATAGGCGCCGATTTTGCGATAAAAACGCTCGATTGGGATCCGCACACTAAAGTAAACTTACAACTATG GGACATCGCCGGTCACGAGAGATTTGGATACATGACGAGGGTCTATTATAAATACGC AGTGGCTGCGGCTCTTGTATTTGACATTTCGCGTGCGGCGACCTTTCAATCGATGAAGAAGTGGCTGTACGATCTCAGGGAAAAGATCACGTTACCAGATGGCTCGAATATACCAATCATTCTTTTGGCGAACAAATGCGACATATCAGTTGCTGTGACCGATGAGCAGATCTCCAAATTTTGCAAAGAGAACAAGATAAACGCCTGGTATGCGACCTCGGCGAAGAACAATACCAATGTCG ATACAGCGATGCGCTATTTAGTGGAGAAAGTGTTGTGCGCGAAAATCGACAATGGTATACGCGACTCGATTAAATTACAACGTGAGAACTTTTTGAAATACGAAAAATCTATTTGTTGCAAATAA
- the Moody gene encoding G-protein coupled receptor moody isoform X2 has product MESLNQNLDIFGMTGIMDGTATWLPRVMDNATQNTIVDGELSRFPKPLRTFAAVMAIIIMLIGLAGNLLTIVALCKYPKVRNVAAAFIISLCIADFVFCLLVLPFDSIRFINASWTDIRFFCIFVPFFRYGNVGVSLLSVAAITINRYIMIAHHSVYSRVYKKYWIAAMIIFCWLFSYGMQIPTLLGVWGKFDYDRNLETCSIVKDRQGHTPKTFLFVMGFLIPCVVIVGCYAKIFWVVHKSESRMRKHAAPTIKSPHTPGRDIREIKQKRSEWRITKMVLAIFISFLACYLPITIVKVADAEVRCPECHILGYLLLYFASCVNPIIYVIMNKQYRQAYAGVIGCSWIRMSLTPYGSSAPGGGLQAHQQDYVQGNFEQRHAVTLTKL; this is encoded by the exons ATGGAATCGTTGAATCAGAATCTTGATATCTTTGGTATGACTGGTATAATGGACGGTACGGCTACGTGGTTGCCCCGTGTCATGGATAACGCCACGCAAAACACCATCGTCGATGGGGAATTGTCAAG ATTCCCAAAACCCTTGAGAACTTTTGCGGCAGTAATGGCGATCATTATTATGCTTATTGGTTTAGCTGGTAATCTATTAACGATCGTTGCTCTATGTAAATATCCCAAAGTCCGCAATGTCGCAGCGGCTTTTATTATAAG TTTGTGCATCGCGGACTTTGTGTTCTGTCTGCTGGTACTGCCGTTTGATTCCATCAGATTCATCAACGCTAGCTGGACGGATATACGATTTTTCTGCATCTTCGTGCCTTTCTTCAGGTACGGAAACGTCGGTGTCAGTCTTCTGTCTGTAGCAGCTATCACTATCAACAG GTATATTATGATAGCGCATCACTCCGTTTATAGTAGagtttacaaaaaatactGGATCGCCGCGATGATAATTTTCTGCTGGCTATTCTCTTACGGGATGCAGATACCTACGCTGTTAGGAGTGTGGG GTAAATTCGACTATGATCGGAATCTGGAGACTTGTTCTATCGTCAAAGACCGTCAGGGTCACACTCCCAAGACATTTCTCTTCGTCATGGGGTTCCTAATACCCTGCGTAGTGATTGTCGGCTGTTACGCCAAGATATTTTGGGTGGTGCacaa ATCAGAATCGAGGATGCGAAAGCACGCCGCACCAACGATAAAATCACCTCATACACCTGGGAGAGACATCAGAGAGATCAAGCAGAAGCGCAGCGAATGGAGAATCACGAAGATGGTACTGGCGATTTTCATCAGCTTCCTCGCGTGCTACCTGCCGATCACCATCGTCAAGGTGGCCGACGCAGAGGTCAGATGTCCCG AGTGTCACATTCTGGGATATCTGCTGCTGTACTTTGCGTCATGCGTGAATCCGATCATCTACGTCATCATGAATAAACAATACAGGCAGGCGTACGCCGGCGTGATAGGTTGCTCGTGGATAAGGATGAGTTTAACACCATATGGCAGTAGTGCACCGGGTGGTGGTCTTCAAGCTCATCAGCAGGACTACGTCCAAGGTAACTTCGAGCAACGTCACGCGGTAACACTCACCAAGCTCTGA
- the Moody gene encoding G-protein coupled receptor moody isoform X1, with amino-acid sequence MESLNQNLDIFGMTGIMDGTATWLPRVMDNATQNTIVDGELSRFPKPLRTFAAVMAIIIMLIGLAGNLLTIVALCKYPKVRNVAAAFIISLCIADFVFCLLVLPFDSIRFINASWTDIRFFCIFVPFFRYGNVGVSLLSVAAITINRYIMIAHHSVYSRVYKKYWIAAMIIFCWLFSYGMQIPTLLGVWGKFDYDRNLETCSIVKDRQGHTPKTFLFVMGFLIPCVVIVGCYAKIFWVVHKSESRMRKHAAPTIKSPHTPGRDIREIKQKRSEWRITKMVLAIFISFLACYLPITIVKVADAEVRCPECHILGYLLLYFASCVNPIIYVIMNKQYRQAYAGVIGCSWIRMSLTPYGSSAPGGGLQAHQQDYVQDYSKDFSKTMVSTVSIAMNPVTNSQFQEEL; translated from the exons ATGGAATCGTTGAATCAGAATCTTGATATCTTTGGTATGACTGGTATAATGGACGGTACGGCTACGTGGTTGCCCCGTGTCATGGATAACGCCACGCAAAACACCATCGTCGATGGGGAATTGTCAAG ATTCCCAAAACCCTTGAGAACTTTTGCGGCAGTAATGGCGATCATTATTATGCTTATTGGTTTAGCTGGTAATCTATTAACGATCGTTGCTCTATGTAAATATCCCAAAGTCCGCAATGTCGCAGCGGCTTTTATTATAAG TTTGTGCATCGCGGACTTTGTGTTCTGTCTGCTGGTACTGCCGTTTGATTCCATCAGATTCATCAACGCTAGCTGGACGGATATACGATTTTTCTGCATCTTCGTGCCTTTCTTCAGGTACGGAAACGTCGGTGTCAGTCTTCTGTCTGTAGCAGCTATCACTATCAACAG GTATATTATGATAGCGCATCACTCCGTTTATAGTAGagtttacaaaaaatactGGATCGCCGCGATGATAATTTTCTGCTGGCTATTCTCTTACGGGATGCAGATACCTACGCTGTTAGGAGTGTGGG GTAAATTCGACTATGATCGGAATCTGGAGACTTGTTCTATCGTCAAAGACCGTCAGGGTCACACTCCCAAGACATTTCTCTTCGTCATGGGGTTCCTAATACCCTGCGTAGTGATTGTCGGCTGTTACGCCAAGATATTTTGGGTGGTGCacaa ATCAGAATCGAGGATGCGAAAGCACGCCGCACCAACGATAAAATCACCTCATACACCTGGGAGAGACATCAGAGAGATCAAGCAGAAGCGCAGCGAATGGAGAATCACGAAGATGGTACTGGCGATTTTCATCAGCTTCCTCGCGTGCTACCTGCCGATCACCATCGTCAAGGTGGCCGACGCAGAGGTCAGATGTCCCG AGTGTCACATTCTGGGATATCTGCTGCTGTACTTTGCGTCATGCGTGAATCCGATCATCTACGTCATCATGAATAAACAATACAGGCAGGCGTACGCCGGCGTGATAGGTTGCTCGTGGATAAGGATGAGTTTAACACCATATGGCAGTAGTGCACCGGGTGGTGGTCTTCAAGCTCATCAGCAGGACTACGTCCAAG ATTATTCGAAGGACTTCAGTAAAACAATGGTGTCGACGGTATCTATCGCTATGAATCCTGTGACAAATTCACAATTCCAGGAGGAGCTGTGA
- the LOC140665669 gene encoding G-protein coupled receptor moody, whose translation MRKNFEMLEYWWMANNETGRNGSDDVAIEEMLQNPGSVILFVGYPQWLLYFAATCCILFMLIGIPGNFITVIALFRTKKLKNATAVFIMNLSISDLMFCCFNLPLATSTFWHSSWLYGPLLCRLFPLLRYGLVAVSLFSVLAITINRYIMISHPGLYPTLYKTKYLIPMVLAIWIVAFGLLIVTWFEQFGRFGLDPAIGSCSILPDVNGRNPKEFLFFLAFLIPCLAIIVCYARIFYIVRETASKSRGKINIQPMETSHDQQSTSMKNQEQELTVFCDPSLSMRTIFLNPDEEMDLEPSTSVNEDSSCSKQSIHDRQKTDCTPKSHLDNSTTVISLDPNFNALHVGASEDISFVDEESDLTEVKLFLNRNQTDLQRKSRNSCGRLERLTSRASFIVESSLQRLAGGDRSDLPEVLVNSRSHSPARKTFRRESKFKSVGRTRNMGEAAVAPRMSGKDRKLLQMILVIFLSFLVCYLPITVTKLFHGAIDWRGLNIAGYILIYLTTCINPVIYVVMSSEYRSAYKYVLLCKGEQMASKKRLPGLLMLS comes from the exons atgagaaaaaattttgaa ATGCTGGAGTACTGGTGGATGGCGAACAACGAAACTGGACGCAATGGCAGCGACGACGTGGCGATCGAAGAGATGCTGCAGAATCCAGGATCGGTGATCCTCTTCGTCGGCTATCCACAGTGGTTGCTGTATTTCGCCGCCACCTGTTGTATTCTCTTCATGCTAATCGGCATCCCGGGAAATTTCATCACGGTGATCGCGTTGTTTCGCACCAAAAAG ctAAAAAACGCTACCGCGGTCTTTATCATGAATCTCTCGATATCAGATTTGATGTTCTGCTGCTTTAATCTACCGCTCGCAACTTCCACATTCTGGCACAGTTCATGGTTGTACGGACCACTTCTCTGTCGGTTGTTTCCGCTCTTGAGATACGGCCTCGTTGCAGTCAGCCTCTTCAGCGTTCTGGCAATCACGATCAATCGCTACATCATGATCAGCCATCCCGGTCTCTACCCTAC attgtaTAAGACGAAATATTTGATTCCGATGGTCTTAGCGATATGGATCGTCGCTTTCGGTCTACTGATCGTCACGTGGTTCGAGCAATTCGGACGTTTTGGCTTGGATCCGGCTATTGGATCTTGCTCAATTCTACCGGATGTGAACGGGCGAAACCCAAAGgaatttctcttctttcttgcATTTCTAATACCTTGCCTCGCTATTATCGTTTGCTACGCCAGGATTTTCTATATCGTTCGCGAAACTGCTTCAAAAAGCAGAGGCAAGATCAATATTCAACCTATGGAAACTAGCCATGAC CAACAATCTACGTCCATGAAGAACCAGGAGCAAGAGCTGACTGTTTTTTGCGACCCTTCCTTATCGATGCGAACGATTTTTCTCAATCCAGACGAAGAAATGGATCTAGAGCCATCGACATCCGTCAACGAAGATTCCTCGTGTTCTAAACAGTCGATCCACGATCGACAAAAAACAGATTGCACACCGAAATCGCACTTAGACAATTCAACGACAGTTATCAGCCTCGATCCAAACTTTAATGCTCTCCACGTCGGCGCATCAGAGGACATATCGTTCGTAGACGAAGAATCGGATCTCACGGAAGTAAAACTATTTTTGAATAGAAACCAGACTGATTTGCAGCGAAAGTCGAGAAACTCTTGCGGACGGCTGGAGAGATTGACCAGCCGAGCATCCTTCATCGTGGAGTCCTCGCTTCAGCGACTCGCCGGAGGCGATCGTTCGGATCTGCCGGAAGTTCTCGTGAATTCGAGATCACACTCACCTGCGAGGAAGACATTTCGCCGGGAATCCAAGTTCAAGAGCGTTGGCAGAACGCGCAACATGGGCGAAGCCGCCGTTGCGCCCAGGATGTCGGGCAAAGATCGGAAGCTGCTGCAGATGATCCTCGTGATTTTCCTATCGTTCCTAGTATGCTACTTACCGATCACCGTCACGAAACTCTTTCATGGTGCAATCGACTGGCGAGGCCTCAACATCGCCGGCTACATACTTATTTACTTGACGACTTGTATAAATCCTGTCATCTACGTCGTGATGAGTTCCGAGTACAGGAGcgcatataaatatgtgttgCTGTGTAAAGGTGAGCAAATGGCGAGCAAGAAGAGGTTACCGGGTTTGCTGATGCTCAGTTGA
- the LOC140666353 gene encoding phosphotriesterase-related protein-like — MAGNFPDVVETVLGSVRLSELGKTLTHEHLAVDFRKFYAPPPKHIEKYFSKNSLHLADIGYIKQYPYSSMSNLEFYDEYAGRAVHTDVKLFKEAGGGTIVENSSHGLRRDILLMKNISESTEVNVIAGTGYYVASTQTASTLDMTKEEIYNLMYKELEESCVECPNGLEIKAGFIGEVGSTWPIEDFEKRVICATGELQAQLRCSVSFHPGRDASAPMEILRIYQEAGGDPTKAIMSHIDRTLIKKEQLMEFADDNKCYIQFDLFGSECSFYQLNPSINMPSDAQRIKRIARLKKEGKLHRVLMSHDIHTKHRLIHFGGHGYSHIVNNILPNMINKGFTMEEIDLITVENPKRWFTRQ; from the exons ATGGCTGGTAATTTTCCAGATGTCGTAGAAACTG TGCTAGGAAGTGTACGATTATCCGAACTCGGCAAAACGTTAACGCACGAACATTTGGCTGTCgattttcgtaaattttatGCACCACCACCGAagcatattgaaaaatatttctccaaAAATAGTCTGCATCTCGCGGATATCGGATATATCAAGCAGTATCC ATATAGCAGCATGAGTAATTTGGAGTTTTATGACGAGTACGCGGGAAGAGCTGTCCATACGgatgtaaaattattcaaggAAGCTGGCGGTGGGACCATCGTGGAAAACAGCAGTCATGGTTTGAGACGCGACattcttttaatgaaaaatattagtgAGTCGACAGAAGTTAATGTGATTGCTGGAACCG GATATTATGTCGCTAGCACGCAAACTGCATCCACCCTCGACATGacgaaagaagaaatatacaaTCTTATGTATAAAGAATTGGAAGAGAGTTGTGTGGAGTGTCCCAATGGTTTGGAGATAAAGGCTGGATTTATTGGAGAAGTCGGTAGTACTTGGCCTATTGAAG attttgaaaaacgTGTCATTTGTGCGACTGGTGAACTTCAAGCACAATTGCGTTGTTCTGTGAGTTTTCATCCCGGAAGAGACGCGTCTGCACCTATGGAAATATTGCGGATCTATCAAGAGGCTGGTGGAGATCCTACTAAAGCCATCATGTCCCATATTGATC gtACGTTAATAAAAAAGGAGCAGCTCATGGAATTTGCTGATGATAATAAATGCTACATCCAATTTGATCTGTTTGGTAGCGAGTGTTCTTTTTATCAGTTGAATCCATCGATCAATATGCCATCAGATGCACAGCGTATCAAACGTATCGCACGTTTGAAAAAGGAAGGAAAACTGCACCGTGTTCTCATGAGTCACGACATTCATACGAAGCATAGACTA ATACATTTCGGTGGCCATGGATATTCTCATATTGTGAATAATATTCTGCCAAACATGATAAATAAAGGTTTCACGATGGAAGAGATTGATTTAATAACAGTTGAAAATCCAAAAAGATGGTTTACTCGGCAATAA